One stretch of Pandoraea oxalativorans DNA includes these proteins:
- a CDS encoding MBL fold metallo-hydrolase: MNVTLIPVTPFQQNCTLLVCDATKRAAVVDPGGDIDRIVGEIERQGVTLEKILLPHGHLDHCGGSGALAAKYDVPIEGPHPDDAFWIDQLEAQSARFGFPAPEPFTPDRWLGDGDTVTFGDVTLDVFHCPGHTPGHVVFFSKDERLASVGDVLFAGSIGRTDFPRGNHADLIASIRDKLWPLGDDVTFIPGHGPVSTFGQERQTNPYVADAVLARSAS, translated from the coding sequence ATGAACGTCACCCTGATACCTGTCACGCCCTTCCAGCAAAACTGCACCCTGCTCGTCTGCGACGCCACGAAGCGCGCTGCCGTGGTCGATCCCGGCGGCGACATCGACCGGATCGTGGGTGAGATCGAACGTCAGGGTGTGACGCTCGAAAAGATTCTCCTGCCGCACGGCCACCTCGATCACTGTGGCGGCTCGGGCGCACTGGCCGCCAAATACGACGTGCCCATCGAAGGTCCGCATCCGGACGACGCTTTCTGGATCGACCAGCTTGAGGCGCAAAGCGCGCGCTTCGGGTTTCCGGCGCCGGAACCCTTCACGCCCGACCGCTGGCTGGGCGACGGCGACACCGTCACCTTCGGCGACGTGACGCTCGACGTCTTCCATTGTCCGGGCCACACGCCGGGCCACGTGGTGTTCTTCTCGAAGGACGAACGACTGGCCAGCGTGGGCGACGTGCTGTTTGCCGGCTCCATCGGCCGCACCGACTTTCCGCGCGGCAACCACGCCGATCTGATCGCCTCGATTCGCGACAAGCTCTGGCCGCTGGGCGACGACGTCACCTTCATTCCGGGTCACGGCCCGGTGTCGACGTTTGGTCAGGAACGTCAGACGAATCCGTACGTCGCCGATGCCGTGCTCGCCCGGAGCGCCTCATGA